One segment of Castanea sativa cultivar Marrone di Chiusa Pesio chromosome 3, ASM4071231v1 DNA contains the following:
- the LOC142627265 gene encoding histidine kinase 3 — MSLLHVVGFGLKVGHLLLMLCCWIVSVISMNWFINGGIMDTKSGMFCDSGKMWLKWWEKISGNSCMIHHHYYQYIGSKRVPKTWWKKLLMTWVVGWLIVSFSIFWYMSFQATEKRKETLQSMCDERARMLQDQFNVSMNHIQAMSILISTFHHGKKPSAIDQRTFARYTERTAFERPLTSGVAYAVRVLHSERAQFEEQQGWTIKRMDTLEQNPVHKDDYAPEALEPSPIKEEYAPVIFAQDIISHVVSIDLLSGKEDRENIVRARASGKGVLTAPFRLLKSNRLGVILTYAVYKRDLPSNATPPERIQATDGYIGGVFDVESLVEKLLQQLASKQTILVNVYDTTNCSHPISMYGSNVSADGLQHVSTLNFGDPFRKHEMHCRFKQKPPWPWLAITTSIGILVIAYLVGYIFHATVNRIAKVEDDYNKMMELKKKAEAADVAKSQFLATVSHEIRTPMNGVLGMLHMLMDTDLDVTQQDYVRTAQASGKALVSLINEVLDQAKIESGRLELDAVQFDLRAILDDVLSLFSGKSQEKGVELAVYISDRVPEMLIGDPGRFRQIITNLMGNSIKFTEKGHIFVTVHLVEEVIGSTEVETSSENTLSGFPVADRCHSWIGFKAFGQEGSTFPLSPPSDSISLIVSVEDTGVGIPPEAQSRVFTPFMQVGPSISRTHGGTGIGLSISKCLVGLMNGEIGFVSTPKTGSTFTFTAVFTNGCSNPNEYKNHKIKNQSNSASTEFQGMTALVVDPRPIRAKVSRYHIQRLGISVEVVSDLNQGWSNISSGNEAIDIVLVEQEVWDRDSHLSTLFINNLKKIDRRTPPKLFLLANFISTSRTSATTSGDNTPSIIMKPLRSSMLAASLQRAMGVGSKGNARNRELPSLRNLLLGRKILIIDDNNVNLKVAAGALKKYGAEVECADSGRKAVSLLKPPHRFDACFMDIQMPEMDGFEATKLIREMEKHGETSVEAYDNVSNWHVPILAMTADVIQATHEECLKCGMDGYVSKPFEAEQLYREVSRFFQSVPNGNP, encoded by the exons ATGAGTTTGCTTCACGTAGTTGGGTTTGGTCTAAAAGTGGGGCATCTGCTTTTGATGCTATGTTGCTGGATTGTGTCTGTAATTTCCATGAATTGGTTCATTAATGGTGGGATTATGGACACCAAGTCTGGTATGTTTTGTGATAGTGGCAAGATGTGGCTCAAATGGTGGGAAAAGATCTCAGGGAACAGCTGTATGATCCACCATCACTACTACCAGTATATTGGGTCCAAGAGAGTCCCCAAAACATGGTGGAAGAAGCTTTTGATGACATGGGTAGTTGGTTGGCTCATAGTGTCTTTTTCAATCTTCTGGTACATGAGCTTTCAAGCTACTGAGAAGAGGAAAGAGACCCTTCAAAGTATGTGTGATGAGAGGGCTAGGATGTTGCAGGACCAGTTTAATGTAAGTATGAATCATATTCAAGCCATGTCCATTCTGATCTCAACCTTCCACCATGGCAAGAAACCCTCTGCTATTGATCAG AGGACTTTCGCGAGATACACAGAAAGAACCGCTTTTGAAAGGCCCCTCACAAGTGGCGTGGCATATGCTGTGAGGGTTCTCCACTCTGAAAGGGCACAATTCGAGGAGCAACAAGGTTGGACAATTAAGAGGATGGATACTCTCGAACAAAACCCTGTCCATAAGGATGACTATGCCCCAGAAGCTTTAGAGCCATCCCCAATTAAAGAAGAATATGCTCCTGTCATCTTTGCACAGGATATCATTTCTCACGTGGTTTCGATTGATTTGCTGTCGGGGAAG GAAGATCGTGAAAATATAGTGCGTGCAAGAGCTTCTGGAAAGGGAGTTCTAACTGCTCCTTTCAGGCTACTGAAATCAAACCGTCTTGGAGTTATATTGACATATGCTGTCTACAAGAGGGATCTCCCCTCAAATGCTACCCCACCTGAGAGGATTCAAGCAACTGATGG GTATATTGGTGGTGTCTTTGATGTCGAGTCACTTGTGGAGAAGTTGCTTCAACAGCTTGCTAGTAAACAGACCATCCTTGTGAATGTTTATGACACTACTAATTGCTCACATCCAATCAGCATGTATGGTTCAAATGTATCAGCTGATGGTTTGCAGCATGTTAGCACTCTTAATTTTGGGGATCCCTTCAGGAAGCATGAGATGCATTGCAG ATTCAAACAAAAACCACCATGGCCATGGCTGGCTATAACAACTTCAATTGGCATCCTCGTGATTGCATATCTTGTTGGATATATATTTCATGCAACTGTGAATCGAATTGCCAAAGTGGAGGATGATTACAATAAGATGATGgagcttaaaaaaaaagccGAGGCAGCTGATGTTGCCAAATCTCAG TTCCTTGCTACTGTCTCCCATGAGATCAGAACCCCAATGAATGGTGTTCTTG GAATGTTGCATATGCTCATGGACACAGATCTTGATGTTACTCAACAAGATTATGTCAGAACTGCACAGGCCAGTGGAAAAGCTCTAGTCTCACTCATAAATGAGGTTTTAGACCAGGCAAAGATTGAATCTGGCAGGCTTGAGCTTGATGCAGTGCAATTTGATCTGCGAGCAATTTTAGATGATGTTCTGTCACTCTTTTCTGGAAAGTCCCAGGAAAAGGGGGTGGAG CTGGCAGTTTATATTTCCGACCGGGTTCCTGAAATGCTAATTGGTGATCCAGGAAGGTTTCGTCAAATCATTACCAATCTTATGGGTAACTCGATCAAA TTTACAGAGAAAGGACACATATTTGTCACTGTTCATCTTGTCGAGGAGGTGATTGGTTCAACAGAAGTTGAGACATCATCGGAGAACACCTTGAGTGGATTCCCTGTCGCTGATAGATGTCATAGTTGGATAGGATTTAAGGCTTTCGGTCAAGAGGGATCCACTTTTCCTCTCTCACCACCCTCTGACTCAATCAGCCTAATTGTATCTGTTGAGGATACAGGAGTAGGGATCCCTCCGGAGGCGCAATCTCGTGTTTTCACTCCTTTTATGCAGGTTGGTCCATCCATCTCCCGAACACATGGGGGCACAGGTATTGGCCTGAGCATAAGCAAGTGTTTAGTTGGCCTTATGAATGGGGAAATTGGTTTTGTGAGCACACCAAAGACTGGTTCCACCTTTACATTTACTGCTGTCTTCACCAATGGCTGCTCCAATCCCAATGAGTATAAAAACcataaaatcaaaaaccaaTCAAATTCTGCATCCACAGAATTTCAGGGCATGACAGCGTTAGTTGTAGACCCTAGACCCATACGGGCTAAGGTCTCAAGATATCATATCCAACGGCTTGGAATTAGTGTTGAAGTAGTCTCTGATTTGAATCAAGGTTGGTCTAACATAAGCAGTGGCAATGAGGCTATTGATATTGTCCTTGTTGAACAGGAGGTTTGGGATAGGGATTCACACCTTTCAACCCTTTTCATTAAtaacttaaagaaaattgacCGTCGGACTCCTCCTAAGTTGTTCCTTCTTGCTAATTTTATCAGTACATCTAGAACAAGTGCCACAACTTCAGGTGATAATACCCCATCTATCATCATGAAGCCCCTAAGATCAAGCATGCTTGCTGCCTCATTACAGCGAGCCATGGGTGTTGGGAGCAAGGGGAATGCCCGCAATAGGGAGCTCCCCTCTCTCCGAAATCTTCTTCTTGGGAGAAAAATCCTTATCATAGATGACAATAATGTGAATCTGAAAGTAGCTGCTGGTGCTTTAAAGAAGTATGGGGCTGAAGTGGAATGTGCAGACAGCGGAAGAAAGGCAGTCTCATTGCTTAAGCCACCTCACCGTTTTGATGCCTGTTTCATGGATATCCAAATGCCGGAAATGGATGG GTTTGAAGCTACAAAATTAATTCGGGAAATGGAGAAACATGGAGAAACATCTGTGGAGGCCTATGATAATGTTTCAAACTGGCATGTTCCCATTTTGGCCATGACAGCAGATGTAATCCAGGCTACGCACGAGGAATGCCTAAAATGTGGAATGGATGGATATGTTTCAAAACCATTTGAAGCTGAACAACTTTATAGGGAGGTTTCACGGTTTTTCCAATCAGTTCCGAATGGGAATCCATAG